The sequence below is a genomic window from Thiomonas intermedia.
TGCGTGCGCAATGGGCCGCGAAGCCGTTCGTCTGGCATATCTACCCGCAGGAGGACAGTGCCCACGACCGCAAGCTCGATGCCTTCCTCGACCGCTACCTGGTCGAGGCCGACAGCGACCTTCGCGACACCGTGGTGCATTTCTGGACCGCCTGGAACCGGGGCCTCGATCTGGCGCCCGCCTGGCTCGAATTCGTAGGCAGCCTGCCCCTGCTGCAGCGCCACGCCCTGAAGTGGTCGCGCGGCCTGCAAACCCAGACCGACCTGGCCAGCCAGCTCATCGATGAAGTCCAGCAACTTGGCAGCAATCGGCCGAGTCTGGCGCCCGCCCGGTAGAATGGACGTTTATTTGGAACCCCACAGACTGTTCAATGAAGATCGCACAAGAAATCCGCGCCGGTAATGTCATCATGGTTGGCGACAACCCGATGGTGGTGCAAAAAACCGAATACAGCCGGGGCGGCCGCAATGCCGCCACGGTGAAAATGAAGCTCAAGAACCTGCTCACCAGCGGCGGCACCGAAGTGGTCTACAAGGCCGACGACAAGCTCGACCCGGTCACGCTGGAGCGCAAGGAGTGCACCTACTCCTACTTTGCCGACCCCATGTATGTCTTCATGGACGCCGACTACAACCAGTACGAAGTCGAAAAAGACAATATGGGCGACAGCCTGAACTACCTGGAAGACGGCATGGCCGTCGAGGTGGTGTTCTACGACGGCAAGGCCATCTCCATCGAAATGCCCACCACCGTGGTGCGCGAGATCATCTACACCGAACCCGCCATCAAGGGCGACACCTCGGGCAAGGTGCTCAAGCCCGCCAAGCTGGCCACCGGCTTCGAAGTGCCCGTGCCCATCTTCGTGGCCACTGGCGACAAGATCGAGATCGACACCCGAACGGGCGAATACCGCAGCCGCGTCTGAAACCAGACAACCGCGTCGATCTAGTCGCACCGACCAAGCCGCCCGAGGGCGGCTTTGTTGTTCCTGCCTCGCCTTACGACGAGAACCGCTCGCACCACCCCTTGGGGAAGATGGTTCCCGCGACCAGACGGCAAGCCCCGCTGTCCGTGGCCGATTGACCCGGGATGAAGTAGGCGCAATCACTGCAATGCTGGCCGCCGTGCGGGCCGTCCTGATAGTGCACGGCCGTCTTGCTCAGCATGCCGTCGTCGGCCTGTGCCGGCACGAGAGCGGCGGTGCCAACCACGGCGAGCAGCAGGCCGCCACGGCGCAACAGACCACGCCGCTGAGGGTTGGAAAGTGCCAGGGGCGATTTCGAGTTGTCCATGAGAAGTCTCCTTGGGGGGGCGATACCGGCACGGAGTCCCGAGGGGCTCCGTGCCTCAGAGCCGTCGTCGTAGGCCTTACTTGTGCACGACGTCGGGTTCCATCGGCGCCAGAATCGCCAGCAACTGGTTCTGCAGGCCCAGGGGCACGTTGTTGCTGTCCATCGACTTCTGCAGGTCTTCCACCAGGGCGTTGAAATCCGCCGTGTTCAGATTCATGCCCTTGTGCGCCTGCTGCATGCTCAGCCCGGTGTACTTGCAGGGTCCGCCCGTGCCTTCGCACACCTGGTTGACCAGCTCCATTTGCAGATGCGGAATATTGGTCTTGGCAAAGAAGTGATTGATGCGGTTGTCAGCGGCCACGTTGGCGATCATGTCGTGCACGACCTTGGTAATGGCCGGTTTGCCGCCCAGCTGCTCATACAAGGTCTGACCCGAGGCCATCTGGGCATGAGCCAGCGCCGGAAACGCCAGCGCGCAGGCCAGTGCGGCGCCGCCCAGATGGCGCGCCAGCGGAAGGGATTGCAGTTTCATCGAAAGTTCTCCTGAGTGGGGTGGGAATCAGAACGTGCCGTTAAGCGAGAGGTAAAAGCCCTTGTTGCTCGCCTGGAAGGGCAAGGGGCCGAGATCGGCATAGGCTGCCGTCAGCGACAGGCTCTTGTTCGGGAAGTAGGCGACGAAGACG
It includes:
- the efp gene encoding elongation factor P — translated: MKIAQEIRAGNVIMVGDNPMVVQKTEYSRGGRNAATVKMKLKNLLTSGGTEVVYKADDKLDPVTLERKECTYSYFADPMYVFMDADYNQYEVEKDNMGDSLNYLEDGMAVEVVFYDGKAISIEMPTTVVREIIYTEPAIKGDTSGKVLKPAKLATGFEVPVPIFVATGDKIEIDTRTGEYRSRV
- a CDS encoding high-potential iron-sulfur protein codes for the protein MDNSKSPLALSNPQRRGLLRRGGLLLAVVGTAALVPAQADDGMLSKTAVHYQDGPHGGQHCSDCAYFIPGQSATDSGACRLVAGTIFPKGWCERFSS
- a CDS encoding group I truncated hemoglobin, which translates into the protein MKLQSLPLARHLGGAALACALAFPALAHAQMASGQTLYEQLGGKPAITKVVHDMIANVAADNRINHFFAKTNIPHLQMELVNQVCEGTGGPCKYTGLSMQQAHKGMNLNTADFNALVEDLQKSMDSNNVPLGLQNQLLAILAPMEPDVVHK